One Solanum lycopersicum chromosome 4, SLM_r2.1 DNA window includes the following coding sequences:
- the LOC101249818 gene encoding probable E3 ubiquitin-protein ligase RHG1A isoform X2: protein MQGQRSAIGSLPETLGFTHGSTSSDGGIDQQICWNNLRNPAQNRLPDYMVPSNETTIPFLSHANQERQSVIGWNLGESSSSNTQNSVSRSENTTMSARPGPSHFSAEQHYGSSNILSLGDVEINLNNQLANNTLFSQASTSSTVPNELSRSAGHEGRDGDEDDDDDCEVMECTPTFKSNGPGKERMSTASTSSAPLAGTSATNGFLRDESDGRPGCTLDGRRMACKRKAVEGHLGQSSGSGSPDYLLNSLWRSIPAPNNLTAGANSSAPTESRRNINLPAQINPRLGLTMGGTTMEGPIALPASRRAESYRRNFRLRINGSHQQVPIPGNTFPTVGNDRNVTMSDWDALRLPSNQSLDSRSVSAADNVSPPSQPVAGPVPSLRRNAQRWDSSSSRAGSPSSYSVFLERNSAAYEQPSSRSVPRNISQHPMFIPASDLRNLNQNPVNWGLAGGNISIAGNVASSSRSGPSSVAPSSSPGWVEQRNPQQYPRRLSEYVRRSMLSSAVSEPGSHNGNTPPHLSSATSQEMGLSGHPGHRPSSSRSALLLERQLDGAMGVPYSWRTLAAAGEGRGRLVSEIRNVLDLMRRGESLRFEDVMILDQSGFFGMVDIQDRHRDMRLDVDNMSYEELLALEERIGNVCTGLTEETILNRLKQRKHVSIRTEETKDAEPCCICQEEYKDGEDLGKLDCGHDFHADCVKQWLMQKNLCPICKTTGLNTSGKH, encoded by the exons ATGCAAGGGCAACGGAGTGCAATCGGATCCCTGCCAGAAACTTTGGGTTTTACTCATGGTTCAACATCGAGTGATGGGGGTATAGATCAGCAGATATGTTGGAATAATTTGCGAAATCCTGCACAAAATCGGCTACCAGATTATATGGTACCTTCCAATGAGACAACCATACCATTTCTTAGTCATGCAAACCAAGAAAGGCAGAGTGTAATTGGATGGAATTTAGGAGAATCCAGCTCCTCCAATACACAAAATAGTGTTAGTCGTAGTGAAAATACTACAATGAGTGCCCGTCCTGGGCCTTCTCACTTCTCTGCTGAACAGCATTATGGGTCTTCCAATATTCTTTCATTGGGTGAtgttgaaataaatttgaataacCAGTTAGCTAACAACACTTTATTTTCTCAAGCTTCTACTTCTAGCACTGTTCCAAATGAACTAAGTAGAAGTGCTGGACATGAGGGGCGTGATGgcgatgaagatgatgatgatgactgCGAAGTGATGGAGTGCACCCCAACATTCAAGTCTAATGGACCAGGAAAAGAACGGATGTCAACCGCCAGTACTTCTTCTGCTCCCCTTGCTGGGACTTCTGCAACTAATGGGTTTCTGAGGGATGAAAGTGATGGCAGACCAGGCTGTACACTGGATGGTCGACGCATGGCTTGTAAGAGAAAAGCAGTTGAAGGACATCTGGGACAATCTTCGGGAAGTGGAAGTCCAGATTATCTTCTAAACAGCTTATGGCGTTCTATACCTGCTCCAAATAATCTGACTGCTGGTGCTAATAGCTCTGCACCAACAGAAAGTAGAAGAAACATCAATTTGCCAGCGCAGATAAATCCAAGACTTGGGCTCACTATGGGTGGCACCACTATGGAAGGTCCGATTGCATTGCCTGCTTCAAGGAGAGCAGAAAGTTACCGTAGAAATTTCAGGCTTAGGATCAATGGCTCTCATCAGCAAGTTCCTATTCCTGGCAATACGTTTCCTACTGTGGGTAATGATAGAAATGTTACCATGTCTGACTGGGACGCATTGAGGCTGCCTTCTAATCAGTCTTTGGATTCGAGGTCTGTTTCTGCTGCAGATAATGTAAGTCCCCCAAGCCAGCCAGTTGCGGGGCCGGTTCCTTCTCTGCGACGAAATGCACAGAGGTGGGATTCATCTAGTTCAAGAGCTGGCAGTCCATCAAGTTATTCTGTTTTTCTTGAGAGGAATTCTGCAGCCTATGAACAACCAAGCTCAAGAAGTGTGCCCAGAAACATTTCGCAGCATCCAATGTTCATACCCGCTAGTGACTTGAGAAATTTGAATCAAAATCCTGTCAACTGGGGTTTAGCTGGTGGAAATATTTCCATTGCTGGAAATGTTGCATCTTCTTCTCGGAGTGGTCCTAGCTCAGTAGCCCCTTCCTCTTCTCCTGGTTGGGTGGAACAAAGAAATCCTCAGCAATATCCTCGACGACTCTCAGAATATGTTCGTAGATCTATGTTGTCTTCAGCTGTCAGTGAACCTGGAAGTCACAATGGTAACACTCCGCCACATTTGAGTTCTGCTACCTCACAGGAGATGGGGCTTTCTGGCCATCCCGGGCATCGTCCATCAAGTTCGAGGTCAGCATTGTTGTTGGAGAGACAACTCGATGGTGCAATGGGAGTTCCATATTCCTGGAGGACTTTGGCTGCTGCCGGTGAAGGAAGAGGCAGGCTAGTTTCCGAG ATTCGCAATGTATTGGATCTAATGCGCAGGGGAGAGAGCTTAAGATTTGAG GACGTTATGATCCTCGATCAGTCAGGGTTCTTTGGGATGGTGGATATTCAGGATCGCCATCGCGATATGCGTCTTGATGTTGATAACATGTCCTATGAG GAACTACTGGCGCTTGAGGAGCGCATAGGGAATGTCTGCACCGGGCTGACTGAAGAAACCATTTTGAATCGTCTGAAGCAACGGAAACATGTTAGCATTAGAACAGAAGAAACCAAGGATGCTGAGCCATGCTGTATTTGTCAG GAAGAATACAAGGATGGTGAGGATCTTGGGAAGCTGGATTGTGGCCATGATTTTCATGCCGACTGCGTTAAACAATGGCTCATGCAGAAGAATTTGTGCCCAATTTGCAAAACAACAGGACTCAATACTTCAGGAAAACATTGA
- the LOC101249818 gene encoding probable E3 ubiquitin-protein ligase RHG1A isoform X1 yields the protein MQGQRSAIGSLPETLGFTHGSTSSDGGIDQQICWNNLRNPAQNRLPDYMVPSNETTIPFLSHANQERQSVIGWNLGESSSSNTQNSVSRSENTTMSARPGPSHFSAEQHYGSSNILSLGDVEINLNNQLANNTLFSQASTSSTVPNELSRSAGHEGRDGDEDDDDDCEVMECTPTFKSNGPGKERMSTASTSSAPLAGTSATNGFLRDESDGRPGCTLDGRRMACKRKAVEGHLGQSSGSGSPDYLLNSLWRSIPAPNNLTAGANSSAPTESRRNINLPAQINPRLGLTMGGTTMEGPIALPASRRAESYRRNFRLRINGSHQQVPIPGNTFPTVGNDRNVTMSDWDALRLPSNQSLDSRSVSAADNVSPPSQPVAGPVPSLRRNAQRWDSSSSRAGSPSSYSVFLERNSAAYEQPSSRSVPRNISQHPMFIPASDLRNLNQNPVNWGLAGGNISIAGNVASSSRSGPSSVAPSSSPGWVEQRNPQQYPRRLSEYVRRSMLSSAVSEPGSHNGNTPPHLSSATSQEMGLSGHPGHRPSSSRSALLLERQLDGAMGVPYSWRTLAAAGEGRGRLVSEQIRNVLDLMRRGESLRFEDVMILDQSGFFGMVDIQDRHRDMRLDVDNMSYEELLALEERIGNVCTGLTEETILNRLKQRKHVSIRTEETKDAEPCCICQEEYKDGEDLGKLDCGHDFHADCVKQWLMQKNLCPICKTTGLNTSGKH from the exons ATGCAAGGGCAACGGAGTGCAATCGGATCCCTGCCAGAAACTTTGGGTTTTACTCATGGTTCAACATCGAGTGATGGGGGTATAGATCAGCAGATATGTTGGAATAATTTGCGAAATCCTGCACAAAATCGGCTACCAGATTATATGGTACCTTCCAATGAGACAACCATACCATTTCTTAGTCATGCAAACCAAGAAAGGCAGAGTGTAATTGGATGGAATTTAGGAGAATCCAGCTCCTCCAATACACAAAATAGTGTTAGTCGTAGTGAAAATACTACAATGAGTGCCCGTCCTGGGCCTTCTCACTTCTCTGCTGAACAGCATTATGGGTCTTCCAATATTCTTTCATTGGGTGAtgttgaaataaatttgaataacCAGTTAGCTAACAACACTTTATTTTCTCAAGCTTCTACTTCTAGCACTGTTCCAAATGAACTAAGTAGAAGTGCTGGACATGAGGGGCGTGATGgcgatgaagatgatgatgatgactgCGAAGTGATGGAGTGCACCCCAACATTCAAGTCTAATGGACCAGGAAAAGAACGGATGTCAACCGCCAGTACTTCTTCTGCTCCCCTTGCTGGGACTTCTGCAACTAATGGGTTTCTGAGGGATGAAAGTGATGGCAGACCAGGCTGTACACTGGATGGTCGACGCATGGCTTGTAAGAGAAAAGCAGTTGAAGGACATCTGGGACAATCTTCGGGAAGTGGAAGTCCAGATTATCTTCTAAACAGCTTATGGCGTTCTATACCTGCTCCAAATAATCTGACTGCTGGTGCTAATAGCTCTGCACCAACAGAAAGTAGAAGAAACATCAATTTGCCAGCGCAGATAAATCCAAGACTTGGGCTCACTATGGGTGGCACCACTATGGAAGGTCCGATTGCATTGCCTGCTTCAAGGAGAGCAGAAAGTTACCGTAGAAATTTCAGGCTTAGGATCAATGGCTCTCATCAGCAAGTTCCTATTCCTGGCAATACGTTTCCTACTGTGGGTAATGATAGAAATGTTACCATGTCTGACTGGGACGCATTGAGGCTGCCTTCTAATCAGTCTTTGGATTCGAGGTCTGTTTCTGCTGCAGATAATGTAAGTCCCCCAAGCCAGCCAGTTGCGGGGCCGGTTCCTTCTCTGCGACGAAATGCACAGAGGTGGGATTCATCTAGTTCAAGAGCTGGCAGTCCATCAAGTTATTCTGTTTTTCTTGAGAGGAATTCTGCAGCCTATGAACAACCAAGCTCAAGAAGTGTGCCCAGAAACATTTCGCAGCATCCAATGTTCATACCCGCTAGTGACTTGAGAAATTTGAATCAAAATCCTGTCAACTGGGGTTTAGCTGGTGGAAATATTTCCATTGCTGGAAATGTTGCATCTTCTTCTCGGAGTGGTCCTAGCTCAGTAGCCCCTTCCTCTTCTCCTGGTTGGGTGGAACAAAGAAATCCTCAGCAATATCCTCGACGACTCTCAGAATATGTTCGTAGATCTATGTTGTCTTCAGCTGTCAGTGAACCTGGAAGTCACAATGGTAACACTCCGCCACATTTGAGTTCTGCTACCTCACAGGAGATGGGGCTTTCTGGCCATCCCGGGCATCGTCCATCAAGTTCGAGGTCAGCATTGTTGTTGGAGAGACAACTCGATGGTGCAATGGGAGTTCCATATTCCTGGAGGACTTTGGCTGCTGCCGGTGAAGGAAGAGGCAGGCTAGTTTCCGAG CAGATTCGCAATGTATTGGATCTAATGCGCAGGGGAGAGAGCTTAAGATTTGAG GACGTTATGATCCTCGATCAGTCAGGGTTCTTTGGGATGGTGGATATTCAGGATCGCCATCGCGATATGCGTCTTGATGTTGATAACATGTCCTATGAG GAACTACTGGCGCTTGAGGAGCGCATAGGGAATGTCTGCACCGGGCTGACTGAAGAAACCATTTTGAATCGTCTGAAGCAACGGAAACATGTTAGCATTAGAACAGAAGAAACCAAGGATGCTGAGCCATGCTGTATTTGTCAG GAAGAATACAAGGATGGTGAGGATCTTGGGAAGCTGGATTGTGGCCATGATTTTCATGCCGACTGCGTTAAACAATGGCTCATGCAGAAGAATTTGTGCCCAATTTGCAAAACAACAGGACTCAATACTTCAGGAAAACATTGA